tgagagacccgtacaccacaccgctgagagacccgtacaccacaccgctgagagacccgtacaccacaccgctgagagacccgtacaccacaccgctgagagacccgtacaccacaccgctgagagacccgtacaccacaccgctgagagacccgtacaccacaccgctgagagacccgtacaccacaccgctgagagacccgtacaccacaccgctgagagacccaCCTTATATGACTCctggaaaatatatccGTCAATTCCTTTGCCATTTATAAATACGCACTATGTACGATTACGGTGCCTACTCCATGACAGAAACTAACATAAACtatattgaatattacGATTTGCttaatgtatatataacataacATAATGAAGACTGTGAAGACTGAGGAGTCAATTCCCGTCTTTTTAAGGTTTTACCTCATGAGTGTTTGGAGAGTGGTGGTGTGATGAGATGATATGTATCGCTAATTAATGTCGTACCGTAGGCCATTTTTTACATAATTCTCAAAAATGCTTTTAGAACTGAAAAGTAACGACtgatcttcaaaaataaaaaaacctGGTGTGTTTTAtacaaaaaccaaaatctaTTAAAGGACATGATTTGTAGATCTGAAAGgtgaaatatataataatgcataatttttaataataaatctAATTATACTTAGTATCTTTATCATCAGTTTAAACGTCCATCAAATCATGTATAATCCTAATTAAACCGTACTCAATGTAGATGCTCTCTCGATTATGCTCATGATTAAATAAAGGCACGGAAATGTAATCTCCGAATTCCCTGGACTGAAAAAGAGTCATCTAAGGTAGTACAATTATCAATCAAATACATTTTATTAATCACAACTTAGttccaaaaacttcaacataCTGATATTCTATTGATGGGTCAAAGGAAGCGTACCGTTACAGGTTGTCTTTCCTGTagaagaaggaagaagaagtgCGACGAACAAAAACCTGTGTGTAAAGGTTGCCAAAGGAACTTCATACGTTGTCAATGGCCTGATTACAGCACAGGAAGAATTAGACGGAAAAGAGGCACCCTCCAGTTCCACCCAAGGTTGCCTGTTGACTCTAATGAATTTCAAATTACGACTCTAGATTCCGCTAAGTTTGTGACTGTCGATACCAGAGAACTAGATCTAGACATATATACCAAGGGAAAATGTGGTGAAACTTTATATCATTACAGTAAGGAATCTAATAGTTTTACCCTAgttaaagattttgaacGGGACTACGATACGCCTCCGATTGAGAAGACGAATCCACTCGACGAACTGGATGCCATAGACCAGGACCTTTGGGAGGACCAAgctattcaaaatatatcctATCTACAACCAAATCAGTGTTCCGTGATTGATATTCcatttaatgaattaatACTAAACTTTCAGTCAAAGCCATTAATCAGCAAATTAGGCGTTATTGATACCTCCCCTTTTACAGAGACAGAGGCATATTTTTATCACAATATTATTACgaaatacaacaaaaatgaaattttagATGATAATGTGTTCAGGGCAGCTAATATGAAATCCTTTCTGCTCTATGCATGTATCCAAGGATTCATCCCAAAGTTTGGCATAACTGAAGCTTATCCAAACTTAAATCCTACTGCTGCATTTCTACCTGAACTAAGGAGGAATTCATTACTAAGAAATGTATTCAGGTGTTGTGGTGCTACGTATTTAGCCTGGAAGGACCTGGCAAGATTCCAAAGACTAAGTGATGAATATTATTATGCTTGTAAGAGACTATTAGAACAgtttattattgaaaatacaAATTTTGCTCATCAAGATTGGATACTCATTTCATTACAGATGTTGTGTGTGCGGgaaaataattcatttaatGGAACTGTTGATGACACTATATGGCAACTAGAAAGGTCCTACCAGATAATCAAGCTAAGGTATGCATCCAGGTGTCTGCAACAAACTTGCCATATTTTGCAACCACATGAGCGCTTATGCATTGAAAGCTTCATATACCACTATGCGATCTCCATTTTATTTGCAACCTCAATATCGACCTTGCCTTCCCCGTTTGTGATATTCAAGGAATTGAGCTATGTTCTGAAGTGGCCTATGTATAATTGTGAAGAGATTACCGAATACTTCCGATCACCAGTTTTTGGTCCTAGCCTCGATTCTTATGAAATTTTGGCCAAACTCTCCTATATTGCAAGGATGCCTATGCCTTTGCATCCTTCATGGATAACTAAAGTAATACAACTCCGCAATAAGTGTGTCAATTACAAGCCGGTAGTTCAAGATACCGTCTGGATAAACCCATGGCTAAACCGCACCGTGAATAATAGTATTGCTGGTGTTCTTATTACGAGGGCTTGTTATCTGTTAGCTTCAAAAATGATCAATTATGACGGCTTTGATCTCACTAATCCACATATACAGTTATGCGTCAAAGACACAATAAAGTATTACCGTGAGCTACCCGCAAACAACCAGATTTGGGGTATATTATCTTGGGCAATTTTACTAACCGGTTCATTTGCAAACGACGCAGATGATCGCAACTCGCTTCTGAATTGTATCAATACTATGGCGGAACGTACACATTCATATTCAGGTATAAAGATAGCCGCTTTTCTCCATGATGTTTGGCGTGCGGAAAAGGGAAAAGGCATCAATTATCTGTTTGATAGGCGTAGGCTATCGCAACTTGTAATGTAAGTTTTCCGAACAAAGATCAACAGTATGCATGCTTTCTATAATGTTGCAGTGCTATAGTTAAGGTACAGCACACTCGATCATGATATTCTATGGGATTAAGATATATTACTACTAAATAACTACTTACTTAAGGGATaggatataatataatgtAGAGGATTTTCAGGACTTTAATATAATGGATTATGAAATTTTCAACTGCAGGATACTTGTACTTGTGTATTCGTCTTTTCCGAGCttccatttctttttcgTACGCGATATCAGTTTTTCACCTCTATGATGCCATCTTGAGAACATTGAATATATCACACATCTCCTCGGATACTATTATAAGTGTGAAGAACGAAAGACTAACCAACGGATTCGGGTAGAGGATCAACATGGCTAAGGGTATCTCAAAGCGTTCTAGAGCTGCAAGAAGAAATGAAGTTGCCGAACCTGAGGCGAGAGCATTGGAAAAGCTACCCAGAGCAGAGAAAACTGACATAACCGGTGCCCTCATCAGAACTGCATCAAAGAATGAAGCGCTGCTGACGGCCAAGatcaacaaaagaagaactaaGGGTAAGAGCGTTGGCAAGAAACAACTTACAACGATGTCGCCGCTCACTTCTTTGAACAAAGAGAGGTTCGAGAAAGGCTTAAACTTCAGCAGTAGATTAAACGGAAAGATAGAGAAGGCTGTGTCACGTGCAAAATATGTACAATCAGCAAGAAAAGCTGGATGGGATAGTACAAATAATTCCATTAGAAAAGAGTTGGCTGTGATGCACAACAGCGAGAGGCTAGGATTAGAACACAATTCTAGTACGATTGATATTGATGTAGAGCAGGAAGACCTTGAAAAGGACGCCAGTGACGTAGTAGTGGAGTCATCTAATGCATTTAATACTCTTGCAAATGACGTCGAAGCATAGGAATACGCTCACATAAGGAAAGCCAGttaaataattaaattATATAATGCATCTAAGTACAGAGAAAAATCTGAAGAGAGAACAAACAGGTGGATGAATGTTAGAACTGGGCCAACAGAGACGGGTAAGTTAGAGTGAAAATTATAGGTGTTCAGCATACGATTGTGCAGGCAGGACTGGAGATGACTTAAATTATATAATCGTCGATTTTCTTGCGCTGCTGGCACAGAAAAAGGAGCGCAAAACAATCAGCAGTTTTCGTTGGAAACTAAATATGAAGTTGTAATAAAATAATCAACATAGGCATAAAGTACCATTTGATTAACTTTAACAAAGAAGTTAATATTACTATAGGCAATGATGTTCCCTGCTCAATTCATAGGACTGGTACAACTTTGCCATGCAACAACCGCCCGGTTGAAggataattttaaaaagacTACCGATTTTCTAAAGCCTGTCCAGAGTTACACACATGAACTTTGGAATTGGTTTTTGAACTTAGAAGACATTCCAAAGGGAATTATTATAGGATTGCTAACAACTTTACCTGCTTTGGTTCTAAGTTATTTCATAATCACTATGACCATGCACCTGAAGAAACCAGGTAACGACAGATCATCAGCTGCCATGAAGGGGAAAAAGAACGACGTTCAAGTCAGGAGCAGGCCAAATACCGGATCCAGTGCCTCACAGTTTGGAGTTAAAGCCATTAGTAATGGGACGTCGTCAGTACTCAGTGAGAATGCGGTTGAaaggaggaagaagttAAAGATGGCTATTGAAACCGCTAAGAACAATAATCAATAGGTTCGGACTTGAAGACAGTGCTAGGAGTATTTATTCCCCTGAAGACACAGCTGAAAAAGAATGCgcatcaccaccatcaaAATACAAACACACCACTTATGGTAGCATACAGGTGTTTAATAACTGTAGTATATTCCTAAATAAGAAATCATTATAATAACAAAAGAAGCTTATATAAAGAAAGCACTATGCTATAAAAACTTACTTCTTGTTGAGACGGATAGTGGGTTATAATAGACCTGATGCTATTAAGATACGAAGGAACAAGGAGAGAATTCAGGTACACGCATATAAGACCACATATAATCgatatatttgttgttCCCGCTTCCTGCATAATCACAACTTCGTACGAACAGCCTTAACCTGAGTGTAGGCTTCAAGAGATTCCAAACCCATCTCCTTACCAATACCAGATGCCTTGAATCCACCAAAGGGAACGGAATGATGAAAGTCATTAAAAGTATTAATCCAAACGGTACCTGCCTTCAATCTGTTGGAAACTTCGATAGCGGTGCTTATGTTGGTAGTATGGATACCAGCAGCCAAGCCATATTCAGAATCGTTAGCCAGTTCAATCAACTCGTCTATTGTCTTAAACTTGGATACAGTAACAACAGGGCCAAATATCTCTTCCTTGACAATTCTCATGTCGGGTTTGACGTCGGCAAATATGGTGGGCTTAACGAAGTATCCCTTGTTACCCAATCTTTCACCTCCAGTTACCAAGGTAGCTCCCTCTTGTTTACCAATCTCAATATACTTCAAGATCTTGTCCAATTGATTTTGAGAGGTCTGCGCACCTTGGAAAGTGTTCTCATTGAACGGATCACCAACTTGCACAGCTTCTGCTACAGCCTTCATTTCCTGTAAAAACTGATCGTAAACGGATTCCTCAATGTACATCCTTGAACCTGCACAGCAGACCTCACCAGAGTTGTAATAGATACCTAACAACACATTTTCAGCAGCACGCTTTAGGTCAGCATCAGCGAACACAATATTAGGAGATTTACCACCCAATTCCAAAGTTACCTTCTTCAAGCTCTTTGCAGCGGTTTGGTAGATGTGACGACCTGTAGTGGTCGAGCCTGTAAAGGCCACTTTCTTTACTTTAGGGTGGGAAATAATAGCTTCTCCGACAATCTTACCAAAACCCGAGACAATATTGTGAACACCGGGAGGAACACCAGCTTGTTCCA
This Eremothecium cymbalariae DBVPG#7215 chromosome 5, complete sequence DNA region includes the following protein-coding sequences:
- the ECM1 gene encoding Ecm1p (similar to Ashbya gossypii ADR419C), translated to MAKGISKRSRAARRNEVAEPEARALEKLPRAEKTDITGALIRTASKNEALLTAKINKRRTKGKSVGKKQLTTMSPLTSLNKERFEKGLNFSSRLNGKIEKAVSRAKYVQSARKAGWDSTNNSIRKELAVMHNSERLGLEHNSSTIDIDVEQEDLEKDASDVVVESSNAFNTLANDVEA
- a CDS encoding Zn(II)2Cys6 transcription factor (similar to Ashbya gossypii AGL206C); this translates as MGQRKRTVTGCLSCRRRKKKCDEQKPVCKGCQRNFIRCQWPDYSTGRIRRKRGTLQFHPRLPVDSNEFQITTLDSAKFVTVDTRELDLDIYTKGKCGETLYHYSKESNSFTLVKDFERDYDTPPIEKTNPLDELDAIDQDLWEDQAIQNISYLQPNQCSVIDIPFNELILNFQSKPLISKLGVIDTSPFTETEAYFYHNIITKYNKNEILDDNVFRAANMKSFLLYACIQGFIPKFGITEAYPNLNPTAAFLPELRRNSLLRNVFRCCGATYLAWKDLARFQRLSDEYYYACKRLLEQFIIENTNFAHQDWILISLQMLCVRENNSFNGTVDDTIWQLERSYQIIKLRYASRCLQQTCHILQPHERLCIESFIYHYAISILFATSISTLPSPFVIFKELSYVLKWPMYNCEEITEYFRSPVFGPSLDSYEILAKLSYIARMPMPLHPSWITKVIQLRNKCVNYKPVVQDTVWINPWLNRTVNNSIAGVLITRACYLLASKMINYDGFDLTNPHIQLCVKDTIKYYRELPANNQIWGILSWAILLTGSFANDADDRNSLLNCINTMAERTHSYSGIKIAAFLHDVWRAEKGKGINYLFDRRRLSQLVM
- the ALD4 gene encoding aldehyde dehydrogenase (NADP(+)) ALD4 (similar to Ashbya gossypii ADR417W +similar to Ashbya gossypii ACL044W) translates to MLRTALKVSTGGRGAVLCVPVRCFSNLPLFVPVKLPNGTEYEQPTGLFINNKFVRSKQGKTFEVLSPSTEEEITHVYEGREEDVNLAVQAADQAFEKGDWHNVDPMVRSVALNKLADFIDKDSEIIASIESMDNGKSITHARGDVALAVNCLRACAGAATTIDGRLIDTGSSYFSYTKREPIGVCGQIIPWNFPLVMWAWKVGPALAAGNTVVLKTAESTPLSALYVSKFVEQAGVPPGVHNIVSGFGKIVGEAIISHPKVKKVAFTGSTTTGRHIYQTAAKSLKKVTLELGGKSPNIVFADADLKRAAENVLLGIYYNSGEVCCAGSRMYIEESVYDQFLQEMKAVAEAVQVGDPFNENTFQGAQTSQNQLDKILKYIEIGKQEGATLVTGGERLGNKGYFVKPTIFADVKPDMRIVKEEIFGPVVTVSKFKTIDELIELANDSEYGLAAGIHTTNISTAIEVSNRLKAGTVWINTFNDFHHSVPFGGFKASGIGKEMGLESLEAYTQVKAVRTKL
- a CDS encoding uncharacterized protein (similar to Ashbya gossypii ADR418C), producing the protein MFPAQFIGLVQLCHATTARLKDNFKKTTDFLKPVQSYTHELWNWFLNLEDIPKGIIIGLLTTLPALVLSYFIITMTMHLKKPGNDRSSAAMKGKKNDVQVRSRPNTGSSASQFGVKAISNGTSSVLSENAVERRKKLKMAIETAKNNNQ